The following coding sequences lie in one Vicinamibacterales bacterium genomic window:
- a CDS encoding PDZ domain-containing protein, which translates to MRTAIRACVVAAVVFVAAASAGAAVPPDTMTFTVSVPDIAAHQFHVVVRCDGLTGETAEFRMPVWTPGYYGLFDFAGNVRNFAAADGDGKPLTWEKTGPNAWTVRKGRASSLELRYDVLATRPFVANAYVDETRGYILPGAVFVYVPGRLRRPVTVKIELPAAWNAVATGLDRASSDGARTFAAPDFDVLYDSPILMGNLESLPPFEIRGVRHEFVGYRLGDFDRQAFVADLKAVVEAGIDIIGDIPYTHYTFMGIGPGRGGIEHLNSAAVSFAGQPSGDRAARIRELSFLAHEYFHHFNVKRIRPIALGPFDYDRANVTDMLWVSEGFTVYYEYLMLARSGRMTLDELLEVLRKNITAYEDNPGRLFQSATQSSHDTWSQGPFGRKEGRVRKTISYYEKGPILGMLLDFRIRHETQNRSSLDTVMRELYRTYYKELGRGWTDGEFRETCERIAGITLDENFAYASTTREIDYAKYLAYAGLELEQDTERPAAYAGAIVEDRDGRLVAAAVEPHSPAAAGGFRAEDIVVVIDGAAVTADGFDAAVAARKPGDLMKATVERRGERFDLTVTLGHQIDRSFKMKPMAKPAPLQAAILASWTASQATAGTTR; encoded by the coding sequence ATGCGAACTGCCATCCGTGCCTGCGTCGTCGCCGCCGTCGTGTTCGTGGCTGCCGCCTCGGCCGGCGCCGCCGTGCCGCCCGACACGATGACCTTCACGGTGTCGGTGCCTGACATAGCCGCGCACCAGTTCCACGTCGTCGTGCGGTGCGATGGCCTGACGGGCGAGACCGCCGAGTTCCGAATGCCCGTGTGGACGCCGGGCTACTACGGGCTGTTCGACTTCGCGGGAAACGTCCGCAACTTCGCGGCTGCGGACGGAGATGGCAAGCCGCTGACATGGGAGAAGACCGGGCCGAACGCATGGACCGTGAGGAAGGGCCGGGCCTCGTCGCTGGAGCTTCGGTACGACGTCCTCGCCACGCGCCCGTTTGTCGCGAATGCCTACGTGGACGAGACCCGCGGCTACATCCTGCCGGGAGCAGTCTTCGTGTACGTGCCCGGACGGCTTCGACGGCCGGTGACGGTGAAGATCGAACTGCCGGCGGCGTGGAACGCCGTCGCGACCGGCCTCGACCGTGCATCGTCCGACGGCGCGCGCACGTTCGCGGCTCCGGACTTCGACGTGTTGTACGACAGCCCGATCCTGATGGGGAACCTCGAATCGCTGCCGCCATTCGAGATCCGCGGCGTGAGGCACGAGTTCGTCGGCTACAGGCTGGGTGACTTCGATCGCCAGGCATTCGTCGCCGACCTGAAGGCCGTGGTCGAGGCTGGCATCGATATCATCGGCGACATCCCTTACACGCACTATACGTTCATGGGCATCGGCCCGGGGCGGGGAGGCATCGAGCATCTCAACTCGGCGGCCGTCTCCTTCGCCGGACAACCGAGTGGCGACAGGGCCGCACGGATCCGAGAACTGTCGTTCCTCGCGCACGAGTACTTCCACCACTTCAACGTCAAGCGGATCCGCCCGATCGCGCTCGGGCCGTTCGACTACGACCGCGCGAACGTGACCGACATGCTGTGGGTCAGCGAGGGCTTCACGGTGTACTACGAGTACCTCATGCTCGCGCGCAGCGGCCGGATGACGCTCGACGAACTACTCGAGGTGTTGCGCAAGAACATCACAGCCTACGAGGACAATCCGGGCCGGCTGTTCCAGTCGGCAACCCAGTCCAGCCACGACACCTGGAGCCAGGGTCCGTTCGGGCGGAAAGAGGGGCGCGTGCGGAAGACGATCTCCTACTACGAGAAGGGACCGATCCTCGGCATGCTCCTCGACTTCCGGATTCGGCACGAAACGCAGAACCGGTCTTCACTCGACACGGTCATGCGCGAACTCTACCGGACGTACTACAAGGAGCTCGGGCGGGGCTGGACCGACGGGGAGTTCCGCGAGACGTGCGAACGCATCGCGGGCATCACGCTCGACGAGAACTTCGCGTACGCGTCCACGACTCGGGAGATCGACTACGCGAAGTACCTGGCGTATGCCGGGCTCGAACTGGAGCAGGACACCGAGAGACCGGCAGCCTACGCCGGCGCGATTGTGGAAGACCGGGATGGTCGGCTCGTCGCGGCCGCGGTCGAACCGCATTCGCCTGCTGCGGCAGGCGGGTTCAGGGCCGAGGACATCGTCGTGGTGATCGACGGGGCCGCTGTCACTGCCGACGGCTTCGACGCCGCAGTCGCCGCCAGGAAGCCTGGCGACCTGATGAAGGCGACCGTCGAGCGCCGCGGCGAACGCTTCGATCTGACGGTCACGCTGGGCCACCAGATCGACAGGAGCTTCAAGATGAAGCCGATGGCGAAACCGGCCCCGCTCCAGGCGGCGATCCTGGCGAGTTGGACCGCATCCCAAGCCACCGCAGGAACGACACGGTAG
- a CDS encoding PadR family transcriptional regulator, which produces MALHSSRPDARTDLLHGTLDMLILHTLQWGPQHGYAIGQTIRAQSSDVLQVEAGSLYPALQRLAKKEWVVSKWGQTEANQRARFYRLTPEGRKQLLREESRWTELVDAISRVMRPAKASATEE; this is translated from the coding sequence ATGGCTCTGCATTCTTCCCGACCAGACGCCCGCACCGACCTCCTGCACGGCACCCTCGACATGCTGATCCTCCACACCCTGCAGTGGGGACCGCAGCACGGCTACGCAATAGGACAGACGATCCGCGCGCAGTCGTCCGACGTCTTGCAGGTCGAGGCCGGCTCCCTCTATCCCGCCCTGCAGCGGCTCGCCAAGAAAGAATGGGTGGTCTCGAAATGGGGCCAGACCGAGGCCAACCAGCGCGCCAGGTTCTATCGACTCACGCCCGAAGGCAGGAAGCAGCTCCTCCGCGAGGAATCGCGGTGGACGGAACTCGTGGACGCGATCAGCCGCGTGATGAGGCCGGCGAAGGCGTCGGCGACCGAGGAATGA
- a CDS encoding SRPBCC family protein, with translation MKSTFEGAPSGTGAVYAWVGNDKVGEGRQTILESKPGELVRIKLEFVKPFASVADTEFAFSGAGNGTTVIWIMKGENDFLSKGFCLFIGRMDKMIGPDFEKGLAQLKARAESAVRK, from the coding sequence ATGAAGTCGACGTTCGAAGGCGCACCGTCCGGCACGGGCGCCGTCTACGCGTGGGTCGGCAACGACAAGGTCGGCGAGGGCCGCCAGACGATTCTCGAAAGCAAGCCCGGCGAGCTGGTGCGAATCAAGCTCGAATTCGTCAAGCCGTTCGCATCGGTCGCCGATACCGAGTTTGCGTTCTCGGGTGCCGGCAACGGCACCACGGTCATATGGATCATGAAAGGGGAGAATGATTTCCTGTCGAAGGGGTTCTGCCTTTTCATAGGGAGGATGGACAAGATGATCGGCCCCGACTTCGAGAAGGGCCTGGCGCAGCTGAAGGCGCGGGCAGAATCTGCGGTGCGGAAGTAG
- a CDS encoding type IV pilin protein produces the protein MRAFGLVGLIIALGVGFYLYNRSASTGPGGTAPQARIDATAIRQRLLTIGQAERQYLATHGSYATLEQLSQDELLPGGAEQRGYTFTAVATGNEHFTITATPTDANKTGWPTLEITERMEVIER, from the coding sequence ATGCGTGCATTCGGCCTCGTTGGCTTGATCATCGCCCTCGGCGTCGGGTTCTACCTCTACAACCGGTCCGCGAGCACCGGGCCCGGCGGGACGGCGCCGCAGGCGCGAATCGACGCCACCGCGATCCGACAGCGGCTGTTGACGATCGGACAAGCGGAGCGACAATACCTCGCGACGCACGGCAGTTACGCGACGCTTGAACAGCTCAGCCAGGACGAGCTCCTGCCGGGCGGCGCCGAGCAGCGCGGCTACACCTTCACCGCGGTCGCGACCGGCAACGAGCACTTCACGATCACCGCGACGCCAACCGACGCGAACAAGACCGGCTGGCCGACGCTCGAAATCACCGAGCGGATGGAGGTCATCGAGCGGTAG
- a CDS encoding alanine--glyoxylate aminotransferase family protein, producing the protein MTTLLMTPGPTRVPDRVLGAGATPMLHHRSDEFSGLLVSTLDRLRPLFGAAGDVLPVHATGRGALEASVTNLFSPGDEVVACCNGRFGEMWAEIAARFGLVVHRACTDWNRSVDPREVEATLDAHPAARAVMLPHSDTSTGVLNDVAGVAATARRSGALVMVDAVSSLGGVPFRFDDWGIDVAVTASQKCLMSSPGLSFVALSHRAWEAQAAARLPHSYFDFPAIRKALARARPETPGTTPVHIVAQVHEALTCIEEEGAANVYARHQQMALMTRKAVSALGLSLQCPALEQLSPTLTAIRAPEHVGPAVIRDHMKARGILVARALGRFEPTCFRIGHMGDIRPADVQRTLDALAEIVGSGAR; encoded by the coding sequence ATGACGACGCTGCTGATGACGCCTGGCCCGACGCGCGTGCCGGACCGCGTGCTCGGGGCCGGCGCCACGCCGATGCTCCACCATCGGAGCGACGAATTCTCCGGGCTGCTGGTCTCGACGCTCGACCGGCTGCGGCCGCTGTTCGGGGCCGCGGGTGACGTGCTTCCCGTCCACGCGACGGGACGCGGTGCGCTCGAGGCTTCGGTCACGAACCTCTTCTCGCCGGGCGACGAAGTCGTCGCGTGCTGCAACGGGCGATTCGGCGAGATGTGGGCCGAGATCGCTGCGCGGTTCGGCCTCGTCGTTCACCGCGCGTGCACCGATTGGAACCGCTCGGTCGACCCGCGTGAAGTCGAAGCCACGCTCGACGCGCATCCCGCGGCGCGCGCCGTCATGCTGCCGCACAGTGACACGTCCACTGGCGTATTGAACGATGTGGCTGGCGTGGCGGCGACCGCCCGGCGGTCCGGTGCGCTCGTCATGGTGGATGCGGTCAGTTCGCTTGGAGGCGTGCCGTTCCGCTTCGACGACTGGGGCATCGACGTGGCCGTGACCGCGTCGCAGAAGTGCCTGATGTCCAGCCCGGGCCTGTCGTTCGTTGCGTTGAGTCATCGGGCCTGGGAGGCGCAGGCCGCGGCCCGCCTGCCGCATTCGTATTTCGACTTCCCCGCCATCAGGAAGGCGCTGGCCCGGGCGCGTCCGGAAACACCCGGGACCACGCCCGTTCACATCGTCGCGCAGGTCCACGAAGCGCTCACCTGCATCGAGGAGGAAGGCGCAGCGAATGTCTACGCCCGCCATCAGCAGATGGCGCTGATGACCCGCAAGGCCGTCTCGGCCCTTGGGTTGTCTCTCCAGTGTCCGGCGCTCGAGCAACTCTCTCCCACGTTGACGGCGATTCGCGCCCCGGAGCACGTTGGGCCGGCGGTCATTCGCGATCACATGAAGGCGCGGGGCATCCTCGTGGCACGGGCACTCGGACGCTTCGAGCCCACGTGCTTCCGCATCGGCCACATGGGTGACATCCGCCCGGCCGACGTCCAACGCACCCTCGATGCGCTCGCGGAGATCGTCGGCTCCGGGGCGAGGTAG
- a CDS encoding aconitase/3-isopropylmalate dehydratase large subunit family protein, with protein sequence MPGKTISEKILSRASGKDARAGELVICRVDYAMGTDGSVPMAIDYFEQMGGQRVFDAARIVFVMDHYAPRPGSPAFDLQARMRAFAATHGIPVHDAGEGVCHQLMVETGRTRPGRLLVGADSHSVTGGALNAFATGIGSSDLAATMICGRIWLKVPETIRVVLTGEARPGVFPKDMALALAGVLGADGAAYQALEFDGPGSTALDVEDRLVLSNMSVEMGAKAGVFRADRKTVEYLAHADERRADGTPSMPVSAHDDPVESDPDAVFSRQVTLDLAQLTPRVALPHAVDHVASLEAAAGTPIQMVFIGTCTGGRARDIHQALAVLRAAERRRAAPERSPLAPGVLLVITPASRKVEAELRLDGSLDALAAMGATITPPGCGPCCGTAGPIPGDGVNVISTANRNFKARMGTATASIYLASPASCAAAAVTGCISDPGDIAKEVR encoded by the coding sequence ATGCCGGGCAAGACCATCAGCGAGAAGATCCTCTCGAGGGCGTCGGGGAAGGACGCGCGTGCCGGCGAGTTGGTGATCTGCAGGGTCGATTACGCGATGGGCACTGACGGCTCGGTGCCGATGGCCATCGACTACTTCGAGCAGATGGGCGGCCAACGCGTGTTCGACGCTGCCCGGATCGTCTTCGTGATGGACCACTACGCGCCGCGCCCGGGATCGCCGGCGTTCGATCTGCAGGCCCGCATGAGGGCGTTCGCGGCGACGCACGGAATTCCGGTGCACGATGCGGGCGAGGGCGTGTGCCACCAGTTGATGGTCGAGACGGGGCGGACACGGCCAGGGCGGCTGCTGGTCGGTGCCGACAGTCACTCCGTCACGGGAGGCGCGCTCAACGCCTTTGCCACGGGCATCGGTTCGTCCGACCTGGCCGCGACCATGATTTGCGGCCGCATCTGGCTGAAGGTGCCGGAGACCATCAGGGTCGTCCTGACCGGTGAGGCGCGTCCCGGCGTCTTCCCGAAAGACATGGCGCTGGCGCTCGCCGGCGTGCTCGGCGCCGACGGTGCCGCGTACCAGGCCCTCGAATTCGACGGACCTGGGTCGACGGCCCTCGACGTGGAGGACCGTCTCGTCCTCAGCAACATGAGTGTCGAGATGGGAGCCAAGGCAGGCGTCTTCCGCGCTGATCGGAAGACCGTCGAGTACCTCGCGCACGCCGACGAGCGCCGCGCAGACGGCACCCCTTCGATGCCTGTATCTGCGCACGACGATCCGGTGGAGTCCGACCCCGACGCGGTGTTCAGTCGCCAGGTCACCCTCGACCTGGCGCAACTGACGCCGCGCGTCGCCCTTCCGCACGCTGTTGATCACGTCGCCAGCCTGGAAGCTGCGGCCGGCACACCCATCCAGATGGTGTTCATCGGCACGTGCACGGGCGGGCGGGCGAGGGACATCCACCAGGCGCTTGCCGTTCTCCGTGCTGCCGAACGGCGACGGGCAGCGCCCGAACGGTCCCCGCTCGCGCCCGGGGTTCTGCTCGTGATCACCCCTGCGTCCAGGAAAGTCGAGGCCGAACTCCGCCTCGACGGCAGCCTGGACGCCCTGGCCGCCATGGGCGCGACCATCACGCCGCCCGGCTGCGGACCGTGCTGCGGCACCGCCGGCCCCATCCCGGGAGACGGCGTCAACGTGATCTCCACGGCGAACAGGAACTTCAAGGCCAGGATGGGCACCGCTACCGCGTCGATCTACCTCGCGTCGCCGGCCTCGTGCGCTGCGGCCGCCGTCACCGGCTGCATCAGCGATCCTGGCGACATCGCGAAGGAGGTGCGATGA
- a CDS encoding 3-isopropylmalate dehydratase, with the protein MRIELDGRARLLGDDVNTDYIIASSRKKETLDPHALKRYMFESIDPAFAATVRPGDLLVAGRNFGCGSAMEVAVTVLLAAGIRAVLARSFARTYYRNAINNGLTPIECDTGAIREGARVHAVLDDAGVRVLGEAGRREIAGRPLPSIVLDILREGGLVPYFRLHHDFGPRD; encoded by the coding sequence ATGAGGATCGAACTCGACGGCCGGGCGCGGTTGCTCGGCGACGATGTCAATACCGACTACATCATCGCCTCGAGCCGGAAGAAGGAGACGCTCGACCCGCACGCCTTGAAGCGGTACATGTTCGAGTCGATCGATCCTGCCTTTGCGGCGACGGTGCGGCCCGGCGACCTGTTGGTGGCCGGCAGGAACTTCGGGTGTGGATCGGCCATGGAGGTGGCGGTGACCGTGTTGCTCGCCGCCGGCATCCGTGCCGTGCTGGCGCGCAGCTTCGCGCGGACGTACTATCGCAACGCCATCAACAACGGGCTGACTCCGATCGAGTGCGACACGGGCGCGATCCGTGAGGGCGCTCGCGTCCACGCGGTGCTCGACGATGCGGGCGTGCGGGTGTTGGGCGAAGCGGGACGGCGAGAGATCGCAGGGCGCCCGCTGCCCTCCATCGTCCTCGACATCCTCCGGGAAGGCGGCCTCGTTCCGTATTTCCGGCTGCATCACGATTTCGGCCCCCGGGATTGA
- a CDS encoding dicarboxylate/amino acid:cation symporter, which produces MKQHTKILIGLLAGAVVGVISRAPGAGWLAQGLIAIEPIGTVFVNLILMVVVPLVVGSLFVAIASLGDGHKLANLGGRTLAFFLVTTMTGAVIGLSIALIVRPGAGLDPAIRDALAAQFEGNASRAAAAASAAPGIVQLLLSMIPQNPFGAAARMELLPLVVCTVIFGAAASQVAEERRQVIVRFFQGLNDICMVIIAWVMKLAPCAVFALIGATVARFGTDLLGHLVVYCLTVLAGLSLHVVVLSLAVRWLARMNVLDFYRGIAKAQLVAFSTSSSSATLPVSIEVATENLRVPAEVAGFVLPLGTTLNLNGAAVYKGVTAVFIAHVYGLTLGPAGYLTIIVSATLAAVTGVGVPGSSLVTTLIVLNAIGLGSHAVSGIALVLGVDRLLDMFRSTVNVTSSLTCAAYVARYQRS; this is translated from the coding sequence ATGAAGCAGCACACAAAAATCCTCATCGGGTTGCTGGCCGGGGCCGTTGTCGGCGTCATCTCGCGCGCGCCCGGTGCCGGATGGCTCGCCCAGGGCCTGATCGCCATCGAGCCGATTGGCACCGTGTTCGTGAACCTCATCCTGATGGTGGTCGTGCCGCTCGTGGTCGGCAGCCTCTTCGTCGCGATTGCGTCGCTCGGCGACGGGCACAAGCTGGCGAACCTCGGCGGCCGCACGCTGGCGTTCTTCCTGGTCACGACGATGACCGGGGCCGTGATCGGGCTGTCGATCGCGCTGATCGTCCGGCCGGGTGCAGGTCTCGACCCGGCGATTCGCGACGCGCTCGCGGCCCAGTTCGAAGGGAACGCCAGCAGGGCGGCGGCGGCGGCCAGTGCCGCGCCCGGCATCGTCCAGCTCCTGCTGTCGATGATCCCGCAGAACCCGTTCGGCGCCGCGGCGCGCATGGAACTGCTGCCGCTCGTCGTGTGCACCGTGATCTTCGGCGCGGCGGCGAGCCAGGTGGCCGAAGAGCGCCGCCAGGTCATCGTCCGGTTCTTCCAGGGCCTGAACGACATCTGCATGGTCATCATCGCCTGGGTCATGAAGCTGGCGCCCTGCGCGGTCTTCGCCCTGATCGGTGCGACCGTCGCGCGGTTCGGCACCGATTTGCTCGGCCACCTGGTCGTGTATTGCCTGACGGTCCTGGCCGGCCTGTCGCTCCACGTCGTCGTGCTGTCGCTCGCCGTCAGGTGGCTTGCGCGCATGAACGTCCTCGACTTCTACCGAGGGATTGCGAAGGCGCAACTGGTCGCCTTCTCGACCTCCTCGTCGAGCGCGACGCTTCCGGTCAGCATCGAAGTCGCGACGGAGAACCTGCGGGTGCCGGCCGAGGTTGCGGGCTTCGTGCTGCCGCTCGGCACCACGTTGAACCTGAACGGCGCGGCGGTCTACAAGGGAGTGACCGCCGTGTTCATTGCACACGTCTACGGCCTGACGCTGGGCCCCGCCGGTTACCTGACCATCATCGTGTCGGCCACGTTGGCGGCCGTCACCGGGGTGGGCGTACCAGGCAGCTCGCTGGTCACCACGCTCATCGTGCTGAACGCCATTGGCCTCGGCTCCCACGCGGTGTCCGGCATCGCGCTGGTGCTCGGCGTCGATCGGCTGCTGGACATGTTCCGCTCGACCGTCAACGTCACCAGCAGCCTGACGTGCGCCGCGTACGTGGCGCGGTACCAGCGGTCGTAA
- a CDS encoding CocE/NonD family hydrolase, producing the protein MSAASLRRKIWSSLLLAPAAVAILHTARAQESMNAPDVKASYTKQETMIPMRDGTKLFTIIYAPRDTSQRYPFMLTRTAYSIAPYGPDNYRNVVGPSDLFTREGYIFVYQDARGRFKSEGTFIHHLPFDRSGTPNESTDTYDTIEWLLKNVPNNNGRAGQWGISWDGWETSMGMIDAHPALKASSPQAPPQDQFLGDDYHSGGAYQLMYGFAWMSSNARARTAPTEQRTARFDYGTPDGYRFFLNMGAAADATRYFGDTVPTWNDHMTHGTYDGYWKARNVPKDLGNVRHPVLIVAGWFDAEDFYGPFRMYRALKQNNPDRTTLVVGPWAHGGWAHGDGDRLGAIPFGSRTSQYYRAEVELPFFNFYLKDKGRIDLPRALAFETGRNAWRRSDTWPPAETSEKRLYLQAGGRLALEPPAASETTAFDSYSSDPAKPVPYTAELRTTEGQTFTVEDQRFAWSRPDVLSYESEPLVEDLTVAGPITATLYVSTTGTDSDWVVKLVDVYPDNAPDPQPNPANVRMGGYQMLLAGDLLRCKFRESLSEPKPMVPGEVTRIEVGLGDRCHTFLKGHRVLVQIQSSWFPMFDRNPQSFVDIYHAKPSDYRTATQRVYRSATRPSHVVLTVTHAALR; encoded by the coding sequence ATGTCAGCGGCATCACTCCGGCGCAAGATCTGGTCAAGCCTGCTCCTCGCCCCCGCGGCCGTCGCGATCCTCCACACGGCCCGTGCGCAGGAGTCGATGAACGCGCCCGACGTCAAGGCGAGCTACACCAAGCAAGAGACGATGATCCCGATGCGAGACGGGACAAAGCTCTTCACGATCATCTACGCGCCGCGCGACACCTCCCAGCGCTATCCCTTCATGCTCACGCGCACCGCCTACAGCATCGCGCCGTACGGGCCGGACAACTATCGCAACGTGGTCGGCCCGAGCGACCTGTTCACGCGCGAGGGCTACATCTTCGTCTACCAGGATGCGCGCGGCCGGTTCAAGTCCGAAGGAACGTTCATCCACCACCTGCCCTTCGATCGCTCGGGGACGCCGAACGAGAGCACCGACACCTACGACACGATCGAGTGGCTGCTGAAGAACGTGCCGAACAACAACGGGCGCGCCGGCCAGTGGGGCATCTCGTGGGACGGGTGGGAGACGTCGATGGGGATGATCGACGCCCACCCGGCGCTCAAGGCCTCCTCGCCGCAGGCGCCGCCCCAGGACCAGTTCCTGGGCGACGACTACCATTCGGGCGGGGCGTACCAGCTCATGTACGGCTTTGCCTGGATGTCGTCGAATGCGCGCGCCCGCACGGCGCCCACCGAGCAGCGCACGGCGCGCTTCGACTACGGCACGCCGGATGGCTACCGCTTCTTCTTGAACATGGGTGCCGCGGCCGACGCGACCAGGTATTTCGGCGACACGGTGCCGACCTGGAACGACCACATGACGCACGGGACGTACGACGGCTACTGGAAGGCCCGCAACGTTCCCAAGGATCTCGGCAACGTCCGCCACCCGGTCCTGATCGTCGCGGGCTGGTTCGACGCCGAAGACTTCTACGGCCCCTTTCGGATGTACCGTGCGCTGAAGCAGAACAACCCCGATCGCACGACGCTCGTCGTGGGTCCCTGGGCGCATGGCGGGTGGGCCCACGGCGACGGCGACCGGCTCGGTGCGATCCCGTTCGGGTCGAGGACGAGCCAATACTACCGGGCGGAGGTGGAGTTGCCGTTCTTCAACTTCTACCTGAAGGACAAGGGGCGCATCGATCTTCCGCGCGCGCTCGCATTCGAGACGGGCCGCAACGCGTGGCGGCGGTCCGACACGTGGCCGCCCGCGGAGACCTCCGAGAAGCGGCTCTACTTGCAGGCTGGCGGCCGCCTTGCCCTCGAGCCGCCCGCCGCCAGCGAGACCACCGCATTCGACTCGTACTCGAGCGACCCCGCAAAGCCGGTCCCTTACACCGCCGAGCTGCGCACCACCGAGGGCCAGACCTTCACCGTCGAGGACCAGCGGTTCGCGTGGAGCCGTCCCGACGTCCTGTCGTACGAATCCGAGCCGCTGGTTGAGGACCTGACGGTGGCCGGACCAATCACCGCCACGCTCTACGTGTCGACAACCGGTACTGATTCGGACTGGGTGGTGAAGCTCGTCGACGTCTACCCGGACAATGCGCCCGATCCGCAGCCCAACCCGGCGAATGTGCGGATGGGCGGCTACCAGATGCTGCTGGCTGGCGACCTGCTGCGCTGCAAGTTCAGGGAGAGCCTGTCTGAACCCAAGCCGATGGTGCCCGGTGAGGTCACCCGGATCGAGGTCGGCCTCGGCGACCGGTGCCACACCTTCTTGAAGGGCCACCGCGTCCTGGTGCAGATTCAGAGTTCGTGGTTCCCGATGTTCGATCGCAACCCACAGAGTTTCGTCGACATCTACCACGCGAAGCCCTCCGACTACCGGACGGCGACCCAGCGCGTGTATCGCTCGGCAACGCGACCGTCGCACGTGGTACTGACCGTCACGCATGCCGCGCTCAGGTGA
- a CDS encoding Rab family GTPase — protein MIQKKVCLIGAFAVGKTSLVARYVRSVFSDKYLTTVGVKIERKSVSVADLEVRLILWDLHGEDEFQKVRTSYMRGSSGIILVADGTRRETLDKAILLHGEVRAAVGEVPCVLALNKCDLVHEWELDEAAAARVQAQGWTVVNTSAKTGTGVEEMFAVMVRRMLGA, from the coding sequence ATGATCCAGAAGAAGGTCTGCCTGATCGGGGCGTTCGCCGTCGGCAAGACGTCGCTCGTGGCGCGCTACGTCCGAAGTGTGTTCTCCGACAAGTACCTGACAACGGTCGGCGTGAAGATCGAGCGGAAATCTGTTTCAGTCGCCGACCTCGAGGTCAGGTTGATTCTCTGGGACCTCCACGGCGAGGACGAATTCCAGAAGGTCCGCACGTCCTACATGCGCGGTTCCTCCGGCATCATCCTCGTCGCGGACGGCACGCGGCGCGAGACCCTCGACAAGGCGATCCTGCTTCACGGGGAGGTGAGAGCCGCGGTGGGCGAGGTCCCGTGCGTACTCGCCCTCAACAAGTGCGACCTCGTCCATGAGTGGGAACTCGACGAGGCCGCCGCTGCCAGGGTTCAGGCCCAAGGCTGGACCGTCGTCAACACGAGCGCGAAGACGGGCACCGGCGTTGAGGAGATGTTCGCGGTCATGGTTCGCAGGATGCTAGGGGCATGA